One window of the Syngnathoides biaculeatus isolate LvHL_M chromosome 11, ASM1980259v1, whole genome shotgun sequence genome contains the following:
- the srpx2 gene encoding sushi repeat-containing protein SRPX2 isoform X2, which yields MAGTLLLFLFFLHLTGVRGTTEEEEGGGDAGGGDGAEDPVDAADALRLDYTEMRCSVLPLIPHGRYSCTQGFVVDSRCDFTCAPGRRIEGEHSRTCRHGGTWSGVQPICSDTEPPKIRCPRSKIKVAEAGKLTARVTWDAPVATDTADKTLDVILVGQEPGTDFKEGPNIVRYKVYDQARNRAACKFIIRVEVRRCPALSPPMHGSLTCSSSDDAIYGSTCDYLCDAAYERRGEPTRVCQFDRSWSAEPALCVPMAIEPNVQTASALLRQFFQKRRLLILSAPDVTDPEYQLQNVMIQKAECGLELRHVTLIELLGSPPDETGRIKENNLTSAVIDELRMTFRISRQYFSMVLVDKMGLDRERFINPLPSEELFSYIDSFVLDEDEREKLDLHSEFCSDF from the exons ATGGCCGGGACCTTGTtgctctttttgttctttttacacCTCACAG GCGTGCGCGGGAccacggaggaggaggagggcggcGGGGACGCCGGCGGTGGCGACGGCGCCGAAGATCCGGTGGACGCTGCCGACGCACTTCGCCTGGACTACACCG AGATGCGATGCAGCGTGTTGCCGCTGATCCCGCACGGCAGGTACTCGTGCACGCAGGGCTTCGTGGTGGACTCCAGGTGCGACTTCACCTGCGCGCCCGGCCGCCGCATCGAGGGCGAGCACAGCCGCACGTGCCGGCACGGCGGCACGTGGAGCGGCGTGCAGCCCATTTGCTCAG ATACGGAGCCTCCCAAAATCCGGTGCCCGCGATCCAAAATCAAGGTCGCGGAAGCTGGAAAACTGACGGCCAGAGTGACTTGGGACGCCCCCGTGGCCACGGACACTGCCGATAAAACGCTGga CGTGATCCTCGTGGGCCAGGAGCCCGGCACCGACTTCAAGGAGGGGCCCAACATCGTCCGCTACAAAGTGTACGATCAAGCCAGAAACCGAGCCGCCTGCAAGTTCATCATCCGGGTCGAAG TGAGGCGATGCCCCGCCCTGTCCCCCCCGATGCACGGCTCCCTCACCTGCTCCTCTTCCGACGACGCCATCTACGGTTCCACGTGCGACTACCTCTGCGACGCCGCCTACGAGCGCAGGGGCGAGCCCACTCGGGTCTGCCAGTTTGACCGCAGCTGGAGCGCCGAGCCCGCGTTGTGCGTGC CCATGGCGATCGAGCCGAACGTGCAAACGGCGTCGGCTCTGCTGCGTCAGTTCTTCCAGAAGAGGCGACTCCTGATCCTGTCGGCGCCCGACGTGACCGACCCGGAGTACCAGCTGCAGAACGTCATGATACAA AAAGCAGAATGCGGATTGGAACTGCGCCACGTGACGCTCATCGAGCTGCTGGGCTCGCCGCCGGATGAGACGGGACGCATCAAGGAAAACAACCTGACCTCGGCGGTCATCGACGAGTTGCG GATGACATTCCGGATCTCCAGGCAGTATTTCAGCATGGTTCTGGTAGACAAGATGGGGCTGGACCGGGAGCGCTTCATCAACCCCTTACCGTCGGAAGAGCTCTTCTCCTACATCGACAGTTTCGTGCTGGACGAAGACGAGCGGGAGAAGCTGGACCTCCACAGCGAGTTCTGTTCcgatttctaa
- the srpx2 gene encoding sushi repeat-containing protein SRPX2 isoform X1: protein MAGTLLLFLFFLHLTGVRGTTEEEEGGGDAGGGDGAEDPVDAADALRLDYTELHWCHAPRLVNGELSCHSPRGRPYRTTRGTRCNMSCDRGYRLVGQSSIHCLANRRWSGTAVCRKMRCSVLPLIPHGRYSCTQGFVVDSRCDFTCAPGRRIEGEHSRTCRHGGTWSGVQPICSDTEPPKIRCPRSKIKVAEAGKLTARVTWDAPVATDTADKTLDVILVGQEPGTDFKEGPNIVRYKVYDQARNRAACKFIIRVEVRRCPALSPPMHGSLTCSSSDDAIYGSTCDYLCDAAYERRGEPTRVCQFDRSWSAEPALCVPMAIEPNVQTASALLRQFFQKRRLLILSAPDVTDPEYQLQNVMIQKAECGLELRHVTLIELLGSPPDETGRIKENNLTSAVIDELRMTFRISRQYFSMVLVDKMGLDRERFINPLPSEELFSYIDSFVLDEDEREKLDLHSEFCSDF, encoded by the exons ATGGCCGGGACCTTGTtgctctttttgttctttttacacCTCACAG GCGTGCGCGGGAccacggaggaggaggagggcggcGGGGACGCCGGCGGTGGCGACGGCGCCGAAGATCCGGTGGACGCTGCCGACGCACTTCGCCTGGACTACACCG AACTTCACTGGTGTCACGCGCCGCGGCTCGTCAACGGCGAGCTGTCCTGCCACTCCCCCCGGGGCCGACCTTACCGGACCACGCGGGGCACCCGCTGCAACATGAGCTGCGACCGAGGCTACCGGCTGGTCGGCCAGAGCTCCATCCACTGCCTCGCCAACCGCCGGTGGTCCGGCACCGCCGTCTGCCGCA AGATGCGATGCAGCGTGTTGCCGCTGATCCCGCACGGCAGGTACTCGTGCACGCAGGGCTTCGTGGTGGACTCCAGGTGCGACTTCACCTGCGCGCCCGGCCGCCGCATCGAGGGCGAGCACAGCCGCACGTGCCGGCACGGCGGCACGTGGAGCGGCGTGCAGCCCATTTGCTCAG ATACGGAGCCTCCCAAAATCCGGTGCCCGCGATCCAAAATCAAGGTCGCGGAAGCTGGAAAACTGACGGCCAGAGTGACTTGGGACGCCCCCGTGGCCACGGACACTGCCGATAAAACGCTGga CGTGATCCTCGTGGGCCAGGAGCCCGGCACCGACTTCAAGGAGGGGCCCAACATCGTCCGCTACAAAGTGTACGATCAAGCCAGAAACCGAGCCGCCTGCAAGTTCATCATCCGGGTCGAAG TGAGGCGATGCCCCGCCCTGTCCCCCCCGATGCACGGCTCCCTCACCTGCTCCTCTTCCGACGACGCCATCTACGGTTCCACGTGCGACTACCTCTGCGACGCCGCCTACGAGCGCAGGGGCGAGCCCACTCGGGTCTGCCAGTTTGACCGCAGCTGGAGCGCCGAGCCCGCGTTGTGCGTGC CCATGGCGATCGAGCCGAACGTGCAAACGGCGTCGGCTCTGCTGCGTCAGTTCTTCCAGAAGAGGCGACTCCTGATCCTGTCGGCGCCCGACGTGACCGACCCGGAGTACCAGCTGCAGAACGTCATGATACAA AAAGCAGAATGCGGATTGGAACTGCGCCACGTGACGCTCATCGAGCTGCTGGGCTCGCCGCCGGATGAGACGGGACGCATCAAGGAAAACAACCTGACCTCGGCGGTCATCGACGAGTTGCG GATGACATTCCGGATCTCCAGGCAGTATTTCAGCATGGTTCTGGTAGACAAGATGGGGCTGGACCGGGAGCGCTTCATCAACCCCTTACCGTCGGAAGAGCTCTTCTCCTACATCGACAGTTTCGTGCTGGACGAAGACGAGCGGGAGAAGCTGGACCTCCACAGCGAGTTCTGTTCcgatttctaa